A portion of the Cryptomeria japonica chromosome 5, Sugi_1.0, whole genome shotgun sequence genome contains these proteins:
- the LOC131043075 gene encoding aspartyl protease APCB1, which yields MGNMKMSVIQKLCFLLALASLGAAHVYPIHRKNDTDISTLVERDVQRIGRRLQANVKTALFGLEGKVFPNGIYYIKALIGTPPKEYYLHIDTGSDLTWLQCNSDTRSCAKTPHPWYTPKSVVYCTHPLCEPVREMSHGKYDCIIPSQPCYYDIRYIDYASTLGKLVSDIFTVRLINGTIFKPLSIFGCGYDQYGSLKVPQATDGILGLSGDITSLPSQWAKQGYIKNVIGICIAGGGNAGGYMFFGDDHVPTLMTWVPLLRGPTMRYYHVGPAEMIYGGQPLAKDGDEKSLGGIMFDSGTTYTYFTEKSYGALVPAVEENLANQLVRDSSDTTRPLCWRGKEPFRSIADPRVTSYFKPLVFNFKNANAKFEISPEGYLIISKEGNVCLGILKANGLKSLNIIGDISMQGYLVVHDNDNNRIGWTRKDCMNFWSSASYPFPGLAAASRL from the exons CTCTTGCGTCTTTGGGAGCAGCACATGTATACCCAATTCATCGCAAGAATGATACCGACATTTCCACATTAGTTGAACGAGACGTCCAGAGAATTGGCAGGAGATTACAAGCAAATGTAAAGACTGCTTTATTTGGATTGGAAGGCAAGGTTTTTCCAAATGG GATTTACTACATTAAAGCTCTAATTGGTACACCCCCAAAGGAATATTATCTGCATATAGACACTGGCAGTGACTTAACGTGGCTTCAGTGTAATAGCGACACCCGAAGTTGTGCCAAG ACACCCCATCCATGGTACACTCCAAAGTCGGTGGTATATTGCACGCATCCTCTATGTGAACCTGTGCGGGAAATGAGTCATGGAAAATATGATTGTATTATTCCTTCCCAGCCGTGTTATTATGATATTAGATATATTGATTATGCGTCCACGTTGGGAAAACTTGTAAGCGACATTTTCACAGTAAGACTTATCAATGGCACCATCTTCAAACCTCTTTCTATATTTGG GTGTGGATATGACCAATATGGGTCTTTGAAAGTGCCACAAGCTACAGATGGTATTTTGGGTCTGAGTGGCGACATAACAAGTCTTCCATCTCAATGGGCAAAGCAAGGCTACATCAAGAATGTCATAGGCATCTGTATTGCTGGAGGAGGGAACGCAGGGGGATATATGTTCTTTGGTGATGATCATGTGCCTACCTTAATGACCTGGGTTCCTCTGCTTCGCGGGCCAACAAT GAGATACTACCATGTGGGACCTGCAGAAATGATCTATGGCGGACAACCTCTTGCAAAGGACGGAGATGAAAAAAGTCTAGGAGGCATAATGTTCGACAGTGGCACCACATATACATACTTCACAGAAAAATCTTATGGCGCTCTTGTCCCTGCA GTCGAAGAAAACTTAGCAAATCAGTTGGTACGAGACTCATCAGATACAACCCGGCCACTATGTTGGCGAGGGAAAGAACCATTCAG ATCCATTGCAGATCCTAGGGTCACATCATACTTCAAACCATTAGTAttcaacttcaaaaatgcaaatgcaaagttCGAAATAAGTCCAGAGGGTTATTTGATAATCAGT AAGGAAGGCAATGTCTGCTTAGGGATACTTAAGGCCAACGGTCTTAAATCCTTAAATATCATTGGAG ACATATCTATGCAGGGTTATCTCGTGGTTCATGACAATGACAACAACCGGATTGGCTGGACTCGCAAGGATTGCATGAACTTTTGGAGTTCTGCATCTTATCCTTTTCCTG GTCTGGCCGCCGCCTCCAGGCTTTAG